A single window of Nicotiana sylvestris chromosome 5, ASM39365v2, whole genome shotgun sequence DNA harbors:
- the LOC138869710 gene encoding zinc finger BED domain-containing protein RICESLEEPER 3-like: MALGAIRVIGGDFQLDSILGKRSVEDAAVLFQSTELDSISISKMEDTSKVSDVGSTESLPITVDSNTNNIDSEDSKKRKAMQPRSDVWNHFDKFEVNGVGKARCRYCKQAYAANSSKNGTTGLKNHLLRCKEYPLKIAEDNSQTKINFQSCQNDEGSIWKFDQKVVRRALIEMIVTDELPFSFVENEGFKKFMRKTQPLFRIPSRRTITRNCYEVYDKLRENLKKFF, from the exons atggcccttggagcgatcag GGTTATAGGCGGCGATTTCCAGCTCGATTCGATTCTGGGCAAACGAAGTGTCGAAGACGCTGCTGTCCTGTTCCAGTCTACCGAGCTCgattcaatttcaatttcaaag ATGGAAGATACAAGTAAAGTAAGTGATGTTGGTTCTACTGAAAGTTTACCTATTACGGTAGATAGTAACACCAACAACATTGATAGTGAAGATTCCAAGAAAAGGAAAGCAATGCAACCTAGGTCTGACGTTTGGAaccattttgataaatttgaggttaatgggGTTGGGAAAGCACGGTGTCGATATTGTAAACAAGCTTATGCTGCTAATTCATCTAAGAATGGAACAACAGGATTGAAGAATCATTTGCTTAGATGCAAAGAATACCCACTTAAAATTGCAGAAGATAATAGTCAAACAAAGATAAATTTTCAATCTTGTCAAAATGATGAAGGATcaatttggaaatttgatcaaaaagtggttaggagggccttaattgagatgatagttactgatgaactaccatttagctttgtagaaaatgaaggcTTTAAAAAGTTTATGAGAAAAACTCAACCACTATTTCGTATTCCTTCTCGTAGAACAATAACAAGGAACTGTTATGAAGTTTACGATAAATTGAGGGAAAATCTAAAGAAGTTCTTTTAG